The genomic interval TGTGTTTGTCGAAAATTGAGTGATGATATCAGTTGCCGCTCCCGCATTCGTGACCGTCCACTCGAGACTACTTGCGCTGGATACCATCTCTACGCTATGGGTCTGCCTTTTTCGGTGCGTGCCGGTCAGCCAACTCCGAACTAATGAGGGCAGCATGACTCCGACGAAGACGCTCCGACAGCGCCTGATGGGAGATATCCATCTCAGAAGCGAGTTCCTCAAGTGTTACCTGTCGCGGCACGTCGAAGTAGCCCAGTTCGTGTGCCATCGTGATCGTCTCGTACTGTGTTTCTGTTAGCGGCGTCTCGAGCCGGTCGAGGTCGAGATCCGCCGAATCGGTTTCCGTGATCCGGGTGACGTTGACGTGATAGTCGTACTGTTCGAACAGCGCATGCGAGGTTGAGACCGACTCGCGATCGTGAAAGAGCAATCGCAGCGACCACGTGTTGTCGTGGCTGCGTGCCGAGAGCATCGCGCCATCGTTACTGGAGACGATCTCCTGAAACAGTTTGATATCCTCACCGAACTCGAGTCGAAACAGCCACCGATTGTGATCGGCCCCAGTCGACTGCGTGTTGCCACTGAGACTCGCGACGACATCGACCGACGGATCCGCCTCGAGTGCCCGTTTGACATCGTGACGGTCTTCGCCCGATACGTGTACCAGCGGTGCTGTATCGCCAATGAGCCCGCCGATCTCACACTCGAACGTCGGGACGCGATCGAACGTCCGTGCAAGTCCGAGCCGTTCAGCCGGAACCTCGAGTTCGACGACCGTAGTCATCACCGGAATCCACCACAGAGACGTATAGACGCGTTGGGTTTCCGGTAGCCTTTCCCGCCACCCAATTCGAGTGAGAGTCAGTGCAACCAAACGGTCGGTTTGAGTAACAAATTACGCAGC from Natronolimnobius sp. AArcel1 carries:
- a CDS encoding helix-turn-helix domain-containing protein: MTTVVELEVPAERLGLARTFDRVPTFECEIGGLIGDTAPLVHVSGEDRHDVKRALEADPSVDVVASLSGNTQSTGADHNRWLFRLEFGEDIKLFQEIVSSNDGAMLSARSHDNTWSLRLLFHDRESVSTSHALFEQYDYHVNVTRITETDSADLDLDRLETPLTETQYETITMAHELGYFDVPRQVTLEELASEMDISHQALSERLRRSHAALISSELADRHAPKKADP